The Misgurnus anguillicaudatus unplaced genomic scaffold, ASM2758022v2 HiC_scaffold_29, whole genome shotgun sequence genomic sequence CAGTCTCAATCTCAAACAGTTATTTAATTATCCAATCTCCACAAACATACAGTTAATACTTTTTCAATTCCAAAGGTtagtgtaataaaaacaatttcaCTTTTTTAGGTCCAACCCCTATTATGTACCCTCCAGGCATGGGTAAGTTACAGATTTCAACTGCCAATCTCAAACAGTTCAGTAGAAAACTCCAAAAGCAATTTAAAACTTAATTGTCAAACACACCTATTACTGCAATAGCAGTCATCTTATTAAATCTTTTCTACAGGTCAAAACCCAGGGATGTACCCTCAAGCTTCAAGTGAGTTACAACTACTGTATCAATCTCAAACTGTAATAGGCAAGCTATAAAAACAAAGGGTTAATCCCCACcagattacatttacattaaggCATTTAGCAGATTTATAATGGCTCTTCTAATAATGTGATTTGccaaaaagaaaatgagaaTCAGCATTGTGAAGATTGCAGACTTGGCCTATGGTTCAATAGTATCCAAgcaataatgtgtgtgtgtgtgtgtgtgtgtgtgtgtgtgtgtgtgtgtgtgtgtgtgtgtgtgtgtgtgtgtgtgtgtgtgtgtgcgtgttcaTTACAGCTGTAACAACCTCAGTGAGGCTGCCTAGTCTGCGTGATCTACCCGGTCAGACCATGTGCCCTCATTGTAAGCATCAAGTGATCACCATCACAGATTACTACTCTGGACTCATGGCTTGGCTGGCATGCGGCTGTCTTGCACTCATCGGGTAAAATATAACCTCCTTACTCATTTTAAACAAGCACTATCTGACAAAAAAGAATATCTTTTTAAACCAACACCTTCATTATCAATATGAGACTATGATCGGCTTCCCATACAGGATTTAGATTAAGCCAGAACTAGACCTTGATTTTTTTCTAGTTTGGGACtagacttaaaggcggagtccacgatgtttgaaaaacgcgttggaaaaggagacgggccgactaccaagacacacttatagccaatcaaatcaaatcaaatgccgggttgcgtatgtgtgggtcgggtctatcaacagaaggtccagattctattggggtaggggcgtgtttgtttgggtgatttcaaatatcaacattggctttcaaacatcgtggactccgcctttaagcctTTTCCGGAAAACCACCCCATCTGTGATATGATCCAGGAAATAAAAAGTGTACggcttatttattttcatgtctCTTGTGCAGATGTTGGCCCTGCTGTATAGTGCCATTCTGGATGGATTCTTGTAAAGATGTGGAGCATCGCTGCCCTAACTGCAACAAGGTCCTCTCTTACTACAAGCGCCTGTGATCTGCGATACAACATGGCCTTCATGCTAGTTTGATGTCTTTAATTTCAACATGATCTAATGGGAATTAGACATAGGAATGTTTCAGTTTAATTTCACATATACAGCAAATGTACATTACATTATTTATCATTGAACTTAATTCCACAATTGTAAAGCAGGTAGTGCATTTACATCTATGAAATACTTAAAAGTTACAGACGGCATTGTGCTCGAAGTAAAACTACAGTCCTAGCATTTTATGTACATTAACTATATCATAAGCTATGCAAGTAAATGTGTAAACATTTGACTTCTTTTAGGATAAAGAACAACATTTACAAACCGTTTAAAGCTTAACATCTGTAAAAGACGTATATCTTGTGCCTTACAGGGAGATTGTATTTTCTTTATAATAAACTTTTAAAGTTATCAAGTAAATTAACTTGGCTTTTGTTAGGCAGCCTCataaacgtttcattatattgctcttctttaatttgatctcactTCTGAGCATTAATCTTGTATAATAAGCTTTTCTTAAGGGATTGTCTGAAGGTTAACTATTGtgattatcattaaaatccATCATATTAGATGTATTTAAGAAATCATGctgaatatatattaaattgagtctttttggCAGACTGAATATATATTAGATTGAGTCTTTTTGGCAGAATCTATAACGGAGGCTATAACTGCTTTTCTCATCCGTTATATCATTATTCCTGACCTATATCTTTGATTATATTTAGTTTCTTGTCATGTAGCACATGTGACTTCAGGGCACTGTTTTTGACTGGAGACAGTCTATATTTAATAACCTGAAATGTAAAGCCTTGCTCAAGAACAAGATAATATAGAAAGACCAAGTGGCTTTCCAGAGAATAAGACGTTGCACTATGTATATgtaaaatagttttattaaaatgtaaagttgaaAATTCTAGTGGATTGTTTTTTCTTTCAGTTCAGCATTACTAAATCTCACATAGGCGtcatattaaaatcacaaattatatattttaaatgcgagcaAGAGAGAAAGATGAAGCTCTATATCTTGAGCAAttcttttatatattatattttcagTATAGATGTACTCTTAATCACATCAGTTGCTATTTCATACTCATTCTGTCTGATAacagaaagaaaataaatatgtaaatgagAGCAACCTCATTGGGCTTTATTTTATTTGGCTCTATTAAAACACAGTGTGTGAGCACAGAGAAGAGGAAAGAAACAAAACAGATGTAAAGCGCAAACAGAATGCAAATACATGATTATGCTAATTAGCGCATGGCGTCATCTGACTACATTAGTGACTATTTAAACAGCCTTAAgctactttccattgaaaatagttggGGACACTGGAACAAACATTCCTGACGatttacagtagtggccatcaAAGCATTGCAGTACACATTACAAACTTAAATCATGCCAGATgtaaaaatcttaaaaagttGTTTAACTTTCTTCTTTGTTTAACTTTCTTCTTTGAAAcactataatttttttacacacacatttttttgacactttttaaTCCATACAGTAGAAAATGTCACCCACTTTTTATTCTGCCATTATTTGGGAAAAAAGTCATATGGGTTTTATATAATGTACAAGACCTGCACGTTTATTTTACTGAGGTACGCTCTTAAGGTTTGTGTAAGATTTAGGCACATTTATTTACCAGTGATCGACCAGATATATACAGTTTACATAAAAACTATTCTTACATTGTTGTATTTCTAATAAAGAAATGCTTCAAGTGTTGGCATGCAGTCTGTCCAAGTACCACAAGATGGCGCACTAAGCTACTTCAAAAGTCCCCATGTTATTGAGCATTTcacattacacctttaaaaTTATGTAACTATGAAGTTTTTGCGCTATGTTAAGTGTAGAGAAGGGTgatatatttagaaaaatgagtAACTGAGGTATAAAATTTAGCTGccttaaatatttaagtttaatcaaacTGGCTGTGACTACAATGTAACTTATGAAATAGCAACTCATAAAACAAGATGAAATAGCTGTACTTAAATAAAAAGTGTAGTCAAAATTTAAAACTATGTTGTAAATTTGATTATgggtatttttacattttgaatatATTAAACACAAACCCACACACTATAAAAAGTTGGTTTGgtacttaaaaattactttaaatggTAACAccttaaaatgtatgtttttcctttttttactttaagtgaaaattgTAAGGTAAATTTCTATTGTTAAATTTTTAacacttataaaaaataatattttaaacttttttttaactaaatatttttaattttgtaacttttatttaatgtgaaaaAGCCTTTCTTGCTTGAgataattttttactttttctaatTACATTTTCACAAAGAAACAAGTTTTTTCCAACTTtttctttttacagtgcacatgcAAACAGCTTTAACATTACTTCAATTGGACTGTATTTGGATATTGCAGATCAAACAGCCGAATGCCAACAAGAAAATCAATTTCCACAAAGTCATAACAGCTCAATGTAAATTATAATACATTGAGACATTACATCCAGTACCAGCATGACTTTCTGTAATGCTGCTTTAAAACAAGTGAAACAAACTATACAAATAAAACCTCAGCTGACTTTTCCTAAGCATTATAAATCTCTAGCAGTAAATAGATTTCTTGCAAACATGTTCTAACTCAAACCAAAGTGTGCCAGAAGATTACAGCCTTATCGTTCTTGGTCGGGGCGATAACAATTTCAATAGTCTTTCTGTGGGACTGTATGAATGCCAATCTCAGCACCATCAGCTTTGAATGACTACCGACTACACGTACAGGTGAAAGTGTCAGCCAATCCCGAGATATTTGTACgcataaattatgtaaataaagtacAGTCTTTATTATTCACCCTGCTCTTGTCTATTACATTCAGCGCAGTCTGAGAGAAATTTTTATCACCCATAAAATCTTTATGATCTAAAGAGCGAAAGAGGAATGGCTGGTGGAGCACGCGTGTGTATGAGCCTTGAGGAGAATGGAGCTCCGCTGCCCGCAATACTAATTAATCAAATTGTGTCAGCCTGAGAGGTGTAGAAAGGCAGAACAATGAGGTGAGAGAGAGATTAGTGTGCCACCGGCCTCAGACTGCTAAACTATATGAACCCAGTGAACCAAACTCGTGCTGGAGGGACGGGCCAGGGCAGTGACGGACCGCAGGTATCACGAGCCATGAAGGTCCTTCGGCTCTAATGTTTGTTTACCCAAGGGAAAGCTGTGACAAAAAGTACAAATTTATGATCAGTACTTTACAGCACAATCATATAGTGCTCCTGTATATCACTGTGTTAGCAACACATGCAataggtcatgggtttgaacccagggaacacgtGCTGATATGAAATGTAATGCACTGTCACTTAAGCATCTaccaatgcataaatgtaaatatgtaatgaataaatatgaAAGAGGTTGATTGACAAACATGATCATTATTGTGTCATGCAACAGTTAAACATGGCTGTTCATCCAATGCTTTCTTTTCCCTGAAATATGAAacatgaagagttcagatgcaataGCCGCCAGCGTagctggtgactgctcttccaaggggcgcaaattcaaaatgtgtatttggagtgtcatgtgcgTTTTCACTTAttttacagcggggaaaataagtatttgacacatcagcatttttatcagtaaggggatttttgtaagtgggctattgacacaaaatctccaccagatgtagctatcaagccaaatatttaattcatacaaagaaatcagaacatttaagtatacaagttgagtcataataaataaagtgaaacgACACATGAGATGAACTCTGATCTTCAGTTCACTCCATAGATTTCCTATGGGATTTAGGACAGGTGATTGATTGACCACTTAATTGTTTCTTGGCCTtgtgcttgggatcattgtctggCCACACTCTTTTCATTTTTAGCTTTCTtgtagatggcagcagatttttatccagaattGGAACATTTCTCCATTtatcctgccttcaataatatgaagtctgccagtaccccttgctgaaaagcagccccaaaccatgatgcttccaccccAAACTTAACCgtttggtatggtgttcttggggtggtgggcagtgccatttcttctccaaacatggtatgtagaatgactgccaaaaagttcaatttaGCTATTTATGTGGCCATACTATGGTCTCCaaataatccacaggcttctccaaatgctcttttgCAAATTTTAATAGAGCCgcaacatgctttttgttcagaaaTGGAGTCTTGCGTAGTGAACGTGTATCGATGCcatggcggttcagtgcattgcttatagttttcttcGAATAACAGTTCTGCCGTGAAGTTCTGcccgagtggttcttggctcttggagATCTCTCCTAATTATTCTTTAGACTCCGTGGACAGGGATCTTACATTGAGCACCTGATCATAgccggtttatggtgaagtgatgctctttccatttccagataatggcccccacagtgctcagAGAAAAATTCAGCATTCTGAGAGATTCTTTGcatttacccatcatgaagtctttcctgttttcctcctgggtaatgagaagcctttataggccatcaattaggactaaagcagctgatatcaatgaGTACTGATaaggggcagggtttctctctcaatactgacagatttcaggtgatctcctggctttctatgccattttgcaccttgttctcttaatgtgttcaatacttattccctgtgtcatttcactttatttattatgactcaacttgtatacttaaatgttagaatttctttgtatgaattcaacatttggcttgatggctacacacacactttactcgtgtcaaagcagtggtgccttcagaagtgccttaacaCAACGGTCCAGTGtaacgcgatccatattttaaacacaatcgcttgaaatgcataactttacaaacatacacaggattggtgatctgacttaggacgGCATGAGCGCACAGCTTTCTGCACATGcaagcgaaagagagacagagagcatcGTCAAAATGCAGATGATTCAATTTTAAATGCGAGATAAAGTTtacctcagctcgcttgaaatgcataaaactaaacaaatacatgaggatttgtgttcggacTTTGGACAGATCCAAGAGCGCTGTGAGAACGgaatgttgacaaaacttacaaaataacagttctccggtcacataaaactGCTCGGAACTGAGTGCTTAGCAtcaaatttcttaattttttcgctgacgaaagcagagttGTGGagtgccgcttcgccatggtttcagtgttttggaggggaAAAAGGACCGTAGGAGGTGTGAAATTACGGGAGGTGGTGTGTTGCCCAGATTTGCTTCCCCCGGTCAGACAAACGTtcttctcccacacaaaaacagaacTTTATTCCGTGTAAACACTAGATTCCGTATTAATTTGCCAATTCCGCATTCCGTGATCgtggaaattatagggcccaactaaacacatgatgcacataagaTCACTCGACGTGCAGAACACGTCGGCACGTCGgggggcggcagtggctcagtggttcatgtaggttgtctacaaactggAAGGTTGGTGGATCGATCCCCGGCTCCActggaccaagtgtcgaggtgtccttgagcaagacacctaaccccagctgctcccgacgagctggatggcgccttgcatggctgacaccgccgtcggtgtatgaatgtgtgagtgaatgggtgaatgtgaggcaacacGTACagtgctttggatggccataggtctgttaaaagcactatataaatgcagtccatttaccataaatgcagtccattttacatattttgaaattacgaaccacacacacatgacgggctacatacatgttgtgacgaacttcgcatcgtgcgccctcgctAACCTTTCCATtggcattaaagtgaaattaccaAAACCAAACATAAGAGCtaataaaaaatgcttatttacaagaaaacatgtcagacgcacttggGCTGGATTTACATTGCAGATCTTGATGCCCAATTCCTATTTGTTTACTAtatctgatttttttacatcatcttttaaaagcgACTCCTATCTGATCagcatttacactaaacacCTGCCGAAACTATTCAAATAGGCATACTGACCTAGAACTACTTAAACCACAGAGGAAGTAAAACGTTGCGATATGCAAtggacagaatttttttttatttatggaGCTTTATTTCTGTTATAAGATATAAAAGAGCAACATACGCCACCAAGTAGGTGCGCTGCTAAGAAATGTCATGTGATcgcacaatgattttcagcatgttacaataacataCAATtccacaaacacatttagaagtttactttttgaccaaaccacacgagcacatttaaatgatctgtaataaaacaacatgtTTAATGGTTAAAGGTCTAAAGGTGGTTGATCCTtctcctacttagcccctaagctctggaatgatttaccaaataatgttcgagtatcagacacagtcgatcaatttaaaactaaatttaagacattcttctttaacaaagcattcacataaaatgtccagtaaacgtacttatcccgcaatagttagtttgtctagaacaaagcactcacatacctcatatgggtaatatacgtatgccgcaatagttagcctgtctgtaACCGAGCTTACTTAAACCactatactgtatgacacttgcattacatgtgaacagcccctatgctaataggattctgtttctcCCTgtctcgaccctgaggacaatgacaaatacagacccagttcctgcaaCCGGGAAGGTCATCACACCGTGGATCTACTGACTGTCCTTCTAcgagatgcccagccgatgcctgaccagcgcccaccggcggaaccagtttaattcaCTTACCCATTCTCACATACcccgatagtatttatatatatatatatctcaagggttttttccctcctaggagttttccccctggactagccaggagggtttttctcctagggtttttttttcatcccctggagagtctgccacctttggcttaacttactactttactgtatacgttacattattactatgctcgttttctatgcttttcatacatctattaatgtaaagctgctttgaaacaattaactattgtgaaaagcgctatataaataaaattgaattgaattaagtttattgtgtatgattgaacacattcgcgtttctgtcagtctctcactctctgTCTTGTGACTCctcgtattcatttgaaactttagagaaactttaaacaacatttttatgcttattgtgtatgatagtgaatacgtgttgttctctcactctgtctcgtgcattATTCCTTGTGtctcattcatataaacttcagagaaacatattaaacaacatacttgTATTGATGAAAGTGAACTGTCgcattgctctctctctcttgcactaaggtaaAGTTAATCTTCAACCTTTAGAAAGACCATttaaactacaagttataagattgtaggctactgtttgtgtttgagggaatacaaacgcgtcgtgctgtcagtcattctttctctctgtctttcgcactcgtgaggccgcatcatggttggatagcggaGATGTAGAGgcgttatcattataataagatctccttaCTATGTCACGTGGGAGCGAAATCCGAATGACCtatatattcacatgcttgcagagagagccttaccaaaacaaagttgcaaggttgctatttttcatgttttctgggttggtagaagcactggggacctgattatagcacttaaacatggaaaaggtctgattttcatggaatgtcccctttaaaatatccATCTGTTATATTCAGCCATTACAGGCATGATATGAATCTCGGGATAGCCTCGGCTGAGAAGGATCCATGTTCCATCCTTAACAGCGCGGAAAGTATGGACACATTTTGAGGCTTCTTTTTAATCATCCTTCGAATTGGGAAGGCCTTATTAGcctgctgtgacgcaatcagTCTTAGAATACATCCTTAGAAAGTCGCAGCCtccgaattgggacacagcttataTTCCATTTACCAACAGAGAAAGAACTCCTAATTTCTTCATTCTTAAGATACATAACTGAGAAATCCACTAACTCACGCAAAACAGATCATTGCATTGAAATGTCCTGTGGGCATGGCTGCAGGTTTCTACGAATCCATGCGTCTGCTGCATTGGTCTGTAGAGAGAAGCTAGCGGCTCACGGCAGGGACTTCATGGAAAGACTGATAACCTGTCAATGGAAACCTGTTTGTGTCCTGATTCAGAAAATGAATCAAAGTTAAAGCCGGAGGGGGAGAAATACACAAAGCAATCCAGAACCTTATATTGGTCTGAGAAACTATTCTACCTGCTAATGCATTCACTATTCCTATTGCTATACTTGATTTAAAGaattttttatcataaatattAAACTCGCAACATCATTTGTCCCACACCGATTGTGCTACAGACATGAATGATACATCAAATCATGGTTGACTataaaatcccatagacttccCTACAGTAATTTACTGAAAAATATAAGCAACTACTGACAACAACAACATTAGTTTTTGTGCAAAATGGGAATGCATTAGTCgccatttacatttaatacagaaGCACCGCTTTGCAGAGACCTCTGTTATTAAACAttacataatttattattttataaataaataaatattaaaatattacatattgTAGTCATCAGATTCAAATAGAAAAAGTGTGTATTATacatgaaatgcattaaaaatttattatttttggtcaattatttatattttgacataaaAATTTATATGAGACTAATGAAGTTCCTCTGTTGTGTGACCATGTCGAATTGCAATTCGGTAAGTCTCCTCCTGTCATTTCCAATTCAACACCCAAGGCCAATCCAATTTATAATCCAGCtcattaaaagaaagaaagccaATTCTTCTGTTTATTCTTATATCTTGTCTAATTAGCCACAACGCCTCACAATTTTCACAGAGGACAGGTGAAGCAGAAAATGGCAAGGAAATGAAAGGGACCTGCTACCTCCCTTTTCACTTTTAATAAATATCACGTCTTCTCTTCCTACGCCACCTCTGCTTTCTTTGATGATAAACCGGACTTGGATAACAAGGGTCTTTTAAAACGTACGCCTTTTATGCCTGCCTCCTGTCAGATATAATCACTTTATAATCAAGGCTTATCATTCAGGCCTCAAAGGGTCGCATTGCCGGGGTCTTGCCTGTGGACAGAGGGACCGGAGAATCAAAGACGACCCCCAGAGGACATGAAACACAGAGATTCACAATATcttcacatgtgggagaccatGACCTTTAGCGCGCTCCCTTCATAGAGGAGGCTCAGGGGCAACACTGAGGTCTACTGGATCTGTAAAGATCACCTGCGCATACACCCATAGGTCTTTACCTTTACATGTTTAATAGAGCTTGTAGATAATGTTATGCACGACTGAAATGACTCTCTGAACCTAACCGTCTGTGCTGATATTGCACAACATCATTACAGGTTGTTTTTGCAGAATAAATTCAGATCAGGTGATCAGGTCTTGTATTAACCCTGAAGGGATTTATTTGCAATAACAATGGCTGTACATTATCATGCTAATTACATGGCCACTTGACACTTTagtaaatatatgaagagtttggttccaaaacgcaaaaacgccatttttgaaaaaaattagttactgccagaatcaggATTATATCAGgtaagtattaaaaagtaaattcttaattttacgcaaaatccaatatccgccgtgttattctgtcatcttttctcccttttttcccaaaatggaataaacgccactcccccttttttacaaaatgccataaatccactccacagattacagccgcaatgtaaacaaataatGGCGGGCCAATGTACACGGAatctagttttcctcatctactttgtacttcgtgatcaacaaacaaacaaaaacaaaataatactttaatagcattgataaacctgtgatggttttctgtgacaggaaagattgtaagccatcaacatctaataatttacgcaagaggcACTCGGAGACGGGTGCTTATTGTTTGCCcgggccgacagcatcaagtttctgtcatgctaacacattgaccccagaggatcttatgaaaaactttccataattttactgaaagtcaacgaaaatcgagcaggaccaaaacattttacagttgatcgctgtgaaaaacgttaagcgacgacgtataaccgcagcaatgacagtgatcttaatatgacaaagtgttttgattaatgacattaatgtttatatttttaataagtttgtacaactagtcaactaaatgaatataacatggcaaagatgaatgcacattcaTATAGGCGATTGATTAAATAGATttctagcattttgaataaaaatttgtcatggatttattgcattttgtggaaaaataatcagtttttataataaatctttgaaaatcaagttatggatttgaaatttttatgtttttataacctaaagatgctatgtgaaagtttgtaacagaaacagtggttttcatcttgtcactttcttggtatagaaaacacgtttttgtcaaaatggatttattgcgttttggaaccaaactcttcatataggcacaaaatattgatttgatGTTATCAGCTTATGCCAGGGGGCAAATCGTGCTTAAAATCTTCACGTGTGTGGCCTGACTTGTAAGAAATGCAAATCTTCAGAAAAGACAAACCAGCGGCATTCAACAACTACAAATttcaaacaagacaaaaacatgcatttggtttaatcattgcTATCGGTATTATGCCCATTTTACCAGAATGTATCTGTGAcatttcagctcaaaataccccacagatcatttattataacatgtccaaaatgcccctgcttgggtatgagcaaaaatgcactgtttgtacctttaaatgcaaataagctacagctcctcactccctaACCAACAGAGACAGTGAGcactttcagttaaaatagatctaaGCCCTGTTAATTcgttccccaccattgacgagttatctcgtcaataaagaaaaaacatttgcataaaaaaaactAGTTTTTGAAGAAATGTtgtgttaatctgcaataccgcgattttGCACTTACcgaatttatgaaaaaaaactgaagccaaaactttatttactcATTTGAAACCCTATgagccctattttaatgatctaagcgcattgtcaaGCGCATGCACACGGTCTAAACTGGCATGTCCGAtttcacttttgctaatttaacaacgggaacaaaaattttatttgcctcacaataaaacaaaaaaaatttgcaaatggaataagacatttttgctgaaattttcttgtattaagaatattcaagaaaaacattcttattccattggcagaattttttgcttgttttaagcacaaattcacttaaatttgatatgttttgtttaaaaactagacttattttcttaggtcatttgctcatcaagaaaaaaaacccatcttgatttaagaactttaagatatttctactgaaaacaagacaaaaatactaaataagaaagtcattttttgcagtgacgAAACTATCTCATTATTGAGATATGGCGGACAGCTGAGgatggaaactatggtaatgcagggctgtcagtcagtggcagggctttatcagtgtgacatgacattaacaagagaataaaaactgcatgtatgAGCAAGGCCGGCCCTGGCCAATTTGCTGCCCTATGCAAGATTTCACCTGGTGCCCTTTAGAATCACAATTGTGTTCCAATCATTTTCCTAAActtacacagaaaaaaaatgcacagcTTTG encodes the following:
- the LOC141362912 gene encoding lipopolysaccharide-induced tumor necrosis factor-alpha factor homolog, which translates into the protein MDNHEDDDMDGLEEVEYLEDDDDVQTTEASPPYPGYPVDYGGTEVRFQPEIHPEIQIQPEIQAPPYATVNVAYTASSEPGLKAGVNNPYFQPGPNPGMYPQAGGPTPIMYPPGMGQNPGMYPQASTVTTSVRLPSLRDLPGQTMCPHCKHQVITITDYYSGLMAWLACGCLALIGCWPCCIVPFWMDSCKDVEHRCPNCNKVLSYYKRL